In Aspergillus nidulans FGSC A4 chromosome II, the genomic stretch GACACCAGTGGTCCCCCCTGTCGGTCATGCGCCAGCCTGAACATCCCATGCACTTATGAGAGACCAACTCGTCGCCGTGGTCCGCCAAATCGCCATGCCGAAGCTttcaagaagcagaagctgggGGAGACGCCCTACGGCGCTGCGAACTCGCCTTCCCCAGATCAATCCACACAATTATCACCGGCTCTATCGGGAACTGGCCTCCCACCCACCACGGCAGGCGCGCTATCGCTGGAATCGATCTGCTCTCTGCCCACTATGCTACTGCTCATTGACGACTATTTTACATACATCCATCCGCTAATCCCGGTTCCGCATGAGCCTACATACCGCGCCGCGCTCGAACGGAGGGAAGATCTTACGCATAACACATTTCTAGCCATGACGGCCGGCATGATCGGAACCCTCGTGGCGTCCTTTCCCCGAAGACCGAAGATGCATATGAAACCCGAAGAAAGAGCGGCTTTTCCGCACTCCACTGCCTTGGTCAAGAGGTGTCGTGACGTCGCTGTCCAGGCGCGGGGTGCCGGGTACCTCGACCGTAATCCCACCGTTTACGACGCCGCCACCAGCTATTTCCTTGGTCTCTGCTCAGGTTATATCTGGAATCTCCGATCCTGTAGAGCCTATCTTGCAGAATGCTTGACCATGATACATGTCTATAACCTCTGCACCCTGCCTCAACCCCGTGTCCCACCCTTAGGTCCAACGAGCCCggcgtcttcgtcctcgttccATTCGCAGGAGATTGAACCCTCGGCTAACATTCTCGAGGTGGAACTTGGACGCCGTTTATTCTATGTAACGCTAGTCGGCTATCGAACCTTGCAGCAGATGGGGTCTCATGACTCAGCAATCCATGTGCCTCCTGAGACACCCACGGAGCGCTATCCGCCCCTACCTCTAGAGATAGATGACGAATACATCTTTCCAACCCATCTGGATCAGCAACCGGCTCACAAGGTCTCCCGCCTAGTGGGTTTCAATGCCAACGTGCGCGTATACAGTTCCTATAATCCAATATCGGCTTGGGAGACCGCTTTTGGCGCAGGCCAGATTTTCGATTGGGACCGGCAAAGGGTCGTCATATACGAATGTTTACAGAAAAGCAAGTTGGCGCTAGCGAATGTTCCAAAGGAGCTGTCTTTGTCTTTGACGGAGGGCGCTCCAGTGAGTCAGGGAGAGGATGTCAAGATGATGCTCAATAGCGAAGACGCGGCCTCCTCCGCGAGGCGCCACATCCAGTATGAAATACAAAAGGCCAATATTTACGCTAGCCAGCTTGCGACTCGGTCTTATTTGGTCGAGAAGTACTGGAGTCTGCACGAAGCCTGGAAAATGTATCAAAATCAGAGCCGCCAGCCCACTCCCGTCAATTCTCCATTAGGGGGTAATGGTATTGATCCCACCGATCACATCAGCAATATCATGGTTGAAGAGCGCCAACTTGTGATTCGGGACCTGTTTGTCCTTCTACAATCTGTCAATGAAATCAATATGGAGCCTAACGGCGCAAGCGTTGTAAGTGGAAATGGCGACGTGAGTATATAGGTCAATACTAACTACTGCTTAGACCTCTAAGATCCGCCAGATCGCATCGACCTTATTGGACTTATCAAAGTCGTCAACAACTGCTCCAGTTACAGCAGGGCCCCAACCGCTCACCAAAGCCGAAGCGGAGGCATATCTGTCCGCATTCATTGACACCCTAGTCCGCTTGGAAGGCCTGGGTCCAAGTTCGAAGGGGCCATCTAGTCCCCAGACGCAAGGGCGGGCTATGAGTTATCTTAGTGACCACGATcgtgatgaagaggaattgCGACAATGGGCTAGTTTGAAGGCATATCAGGCCAAATTTGCCGAAGCGGGCGGTCTCCTATCTGAAATATGACTCTCGATACTCGCTAATTCGAACAGTGAGAGTTTACAATGGGAACAACAAGATGCCTGCAGTTATTGACTTAGAAGCAATCGAAACTGCAAATCAAAATTGCAGGGTTTTTCGTGGATTGAGGGCCAACAGTTTCCGTGACACATCCCGCCATGTCTAGTGAGAGTTGTCATCGCTCACGGTGGGTTCCTACAAGGCCCGATGGGCTTCTGCCAAAGCCTGACGCGAACCGCAGCCGCGGTTCACCGTTTACGAAGCTACAACGAGGGCACGATCAGCGTGGGTTCAGGCCCTTCAAGCGCCGATCCCTCACTGTCTCCGCTTCAATGTGCTGGGCAGCCCCGCCTCGCAAGGCAAATGAGAAATCCAGGGTCAAAACAGCCAATTTTTGGGCTTCGGACCTTCTCGCAAAGGCTTCCAGTTGGAAATGATGTACATGGTGGAATAGATATTATTGTGACGACGGTGGGCTGCCATTCTAGGGACCCAGACATGAGCTTTGGTTCTGAGTATTCCCAGATCAACAGAGCAAGATTTGCCGTGTTTGGGACTCGGATCAAACAGAAATGTATTCAGAAATGATTTATAAAAAAATTCTATTCATCATACTTCAAGAATACCAATGAGAGCATGTACTTGACTAACTTAGGCAGACCTGAATGTCATTTAGCTAATGCCAGAATGTACTTCGCAACTACCATAGTTCGCCACATTAGACATACCAGATGCTCATCATGCCTAGCTTGAGAGGTATAGCAAGTTTCTGAAGTAAAGATGCATGCGCTATACAGCTAGGTAGTTTACCAGAAGCACTGAAGTGTCTTATACAGGTTCCTGGAAGCTACAGTCCGTATCACGCATCAGACAAGGTAACTTGCCAGTATATAACCATTGACGGCCCGTCTATCCACGTTGGCTAATACAATTTCTACTTGCAATCCACGTATGAAGAAGAATAATAACGGGTTAGGTAATTTATTAGTCCATAATATTCCTGTATAACACTACTGCTACATACACGCACGTTAAGCTGGACAAATTGAGACAGCTATACAAGAGTAGGGATCGGGACTGCTATGCTGTGACCGTAATAGTCTGAGCAGGCTCTCTTTCTGTAACGGTCGTCGTCACCGTCACTGTGATCGTGGCAAACCCAGGCGGCGTGCAAGGGACGAGCAGTAACTCGCCATCAGCTCCCGTCGCATCGCCTCCAGTACCGCAGGCATTGACCTGGTTCTCCTGATTGGTGTCGACATTGGCGGCCGTCaccgttgctgttgcagTCATTGTGGCTGTATGGGAGACTGTGGCTGTCCTTGTGCCGGTGAGGGTGATCGTTTCTCGAGATTGGGATTGAGATTGGGGAGTTTGAGCCCTTGTTTCTGTGTTTGATGACGCATCTGCTGGCAGCGTGGATGTCTGGACAATGGTGGTGATTATGATAACAGTTGTTGTCGAAGTTGGTTCTTCCTCTAGGCCAAGGCTGGATGAGCTGAATGGGCTCATAGGAGTGACTGTGGCTGAGACCGTACTTGTCGGCGAGGGTTCCGAGTCAAGGGGTAGTGTGGACGTTTGCACGATCGTGGATATTACTGTGACTGTGGTGGTTGACGTTGGTTCTTCGCCGAGATTGGAGCTGGAAAATGTAGGTGCCGTTGCTGGCGCCGGCTCTGACGCTGAAACAGCTGGCAATGTGGATGTTTGCACAATGGTTGAGATTTCCGTAACTGTTGTTGTGGAAGTGGGTTCCTCAGAGATTGAGTTGGGAGTCAGAGTTGTAGATGTGGGCGAGAGCATGAGAGTGGTTGTtgattcctcttcttgatTGCCTGGTAATGTGGATGTTTCTAAACTTGTGGAAATTGCCGTAACTGTACTTGCAGAGGTAGGGGTCCAAGCCCAGGTCCAGACCGGCGTGGGTGTAGGCGCGTGTGCGGATGTAGAAGTAGTAGGGTTTAAAGGTGATGAAGATTCCCAGGTCACAGCGCTCGAGCTAGATCCTCGGCCAGGCCAGAAGATTGTTTGGCTTGTGGGATGCTCCGGATCTGCGCCCTGCGTTACTATGACCATGACCGGAGTTGTCTGAGTGGTTGTTGTACGATCACTCGTCGAAGCACTAATTCCCCCTTTAGATGCAGTTTCGTCAACTGGCGTGGTAGCAGCGTTACTGGCGGGAGGGCTGCCTATGTGGGCTTGTGCCTGGGTCGATGGCGTCTCCTTCGAGGTTGGAGTCCCGCCGCTGACGAAAGGCTGGGTACTCGAATCCTGAGTCTGGGTAGATACTGCGCTCGTTTCGACAGGGATGACCGGTCTTGAAGTTGTGGCTGAAACCGAAGTTAGGGTTGTAGCTGAAGTTGGGCCGTGATGGGTTGACGCTGGCGTATGCGAGGTGGATGGAACACCACTTCCAGTCTCATCTTGCTCTAGATCTGTCGGCATAGGTGAAGATGCGCTTTGAGTTGCAGCGTTAGTAGGGCTGGGCGTCTCAGATTCAGTCATTGGGAGATCTTCAACAATTCCAGTCGTCATTGGCGTGGAGGTAGTATGACTAACAATAGTCTCAGACCCCTTTGGGAGGTTCCCAATGACTCCAGTTGGCATAGAGGTAGAACGGCTGGCACTAGTCTCAGACGGAAGGTCCTCCACAACTCCGGCTGTCACCGAAGTGGCTGATTCAGGGGAGAACGCGGTTGATTCTGTCGTAGGAGTAGCTGGTGTCATGCTCGTTACTGGGGTGTCCTCATCAGTTGGGATAGGAGTCGGAGAATTGGTTGCAGACTCGATTCCCGCCTCTGTGTAGGTGGGCTGCTGTGTAGCAGGAGTATAGTTGGGCGCTGGGGTAACTGGGATGACAACCAGTGGCATgtcatcatcgccgtcatctCTGGCCATGAGGAAGTGCATTGAAGCGCGCCAAGCGGTAGAGGCCGCATCCAGTGCGTCATGCTCAGCAATTAGAGTAGGAGTGAAGAAAATCGGGCCAGCCGAGCAAACAGACAAAAGCAGATAGAAAAGGACAATCATCGCAAGGAGGTCGGAAAAGGAGCGTAGGCGGCTAACGGACTGAGCGAGCGTGAGCATCGCAGTAGTAGTGCGGCGGTCCCTTTATGCTATATTAGCAGGAGGCATAATGACCTGcgatgctgaagaatgaaAGAACAAGAGTTAGCGACAAGgtaaaaggaagaaaggaaaaacacaaaagaaagaatggaGCGAGTAACACGATGGCTGGTCTTCCGGTCATGGGGAAGGACCTTTTATGCACCGGAATGTTTCGCAGAGCTTGGAAGCTGATTGCCTGGGACCCCATCTAGAtctgcagaagctggagcaggCTCTACTGGCTATTGTTAGCCTGTAGCTGGCGTGGAACGGTTGGCTACCAGCAAAGATGTAGTGGCGCGCGTCAAGGCTCGATCGAGGTGTTGCAGAAACTCATTGGCGCTGAAGTTGGCGGCGCCAATTTGAAACGCCAAACGTACAGAATTAGAGAACAATGGAACTAGGATGTTTGTCAATAACGCATATTATTAAGATCGAGTCCTGCTAAAAGCTCGCATGGACATCATTATCGTCACAATCACCTCGCTCATGCGATGCTCAAACAACGACCGTAAAGGGCTCGTCAACACCCTCGAATGCTTCAATTCGCCCATTGAGGCCCTTAGCATCTCCGTAATAATGGAATCGGTAGACTCCAGCTTGCACAGGCCGAGGACTACCCACGGCGTAGTAGTCGTCCTCTATCTCCCATTGCAGAGTCACCTCACTGTGCCCTAAGACGGTATTGGTCCTCTTCCACCGATACACAAGACTCCAGTCGCTGTCAGTCCGCACTGTTTCCCAATGCCCGTCGTCTGTCTGTCGCTCAACAGCTGCAAAAGTTGATTCTAGCCGCAAGTTGTTCCTTGGATTGGCACCGATGAAAGTGGCGCTTGCTACATCGCCCGGTGCATATCTGGTATTCCCAGCGGACGTGATAATATCCCCGTACGCTTTACCAATCGGATGACCGTCGTACACGACGGAAGGAATGAAACTCAGAGATTTTTCGGTGTTGATTGGCGGCTCAATCCCCGATGGCTCAGGATATTGACCCGCTGCCGCGGACTCATCAAGATAGGGTAGGTAAGTCAGCGTCAGGTTAACGTATGCTGCCAGAGTGTTGGGTCCGTAAAGTGTCGAGGCTCCCTCATAGCGCTGCCGGCTATACTCCTCCTCGGTAGTCACATAGTGCGCATAACTGTTCGCCGGAGACCCTAAGACTACCAGAGGGTCAAATATTGAGAGAATGTCTCTTGCCGACTTTGCAATTGCCTCTCTCCACCGCCGTCCGGCCATCGTCGTAACTTCGCTCGTGGAGGTCACGATAATCAGCTGCCCAATACGGTGGAGTTGTATGTCTACTATATTCGGAGTCCAAGCATAAGGAAGACTCATCTCTCCCACATCCAGCAAGACGTCTTTAGGTTCTTGGCATTTCCTTTGCTCAGGCGTCGGAGTGTGAAGAAATCCACGAGCTATATACCAGAGAGGGTTACGCTCTGCAGGTGTGGTGTCATTCTGAGTAAAGTCGAAATATCCAGGCCAGTCAGTCGTCCCCGCAGCGAAGGAGAATCCCAGAGCAGCTGAGCATGTGGTCAGAGTGCTGGAATTGAAGGGTGATTGAAAAGTGTAGCCCTTCAAGTCCTCAAATAGATGAAACGAGCTGACCTGGGAGCTTTTACGAATCTGAATGGCGTTGGTCTCCATCTGGCTATACAATTCCTTGGCAGCCGAGTATTGACGGCGTCCAATCTCAAAGCAGCTCTTCGCGCCGTAACTGTCCTCACGGAAGAATGGCCCGCGCCCATGGCATGTGGTGCTTTGTCCTCCGCATGTGCTGTCAGAGTATCGGCATTCTTCACCGGATCCATCGTCACACCATGCCCCGAGGATATTCGGAGACGTATCGCCAACATTCGATTGAGAGAAGCCAGCCACGAAGTCATTGGCAAATCTTGAATCATCCTGTACGCTTCTCTCAAAAAGCCACGCAGCAACTCCCTTGTTGTCTCCACTGGCGAGAGTGTTGTTGCCGTAAAGGGACGTGCCATGCACAGGGAAGAACGTCAAGACAGCCATTGTTTTGTTGTCATTTTCTCTGTCGAATCTCAGAAGTTCTAGCGTCTTGTCAACATTGTGAGGGTAccgcgccttctcctcttcagggTTGGCATCGTAAGAGTATGGGCTTCTGTTGATGTTCGCGTCTTCGACGTCTATTGTGCCGAAAGTAAGGCGCCCAGGCGCAAGACTCTCATGGGCTCTCCGGATGGATAACAGTACGCCGTCAACTATGGCATTGTAGCTCTGTCTATCAAAGCCTTTATTTGGGATTTGAGGCAGTAAATAATTATACCAAGCGCCCGGGCCCGAATGGGAGTGTGTTCCTGTGAGAGCAAGATTGTGGTCCCCATACCTGGAGTAGTCACTTCCCAGTTCGGCGAGACCTTTTAAAACCCCGTCTCGAACCCCAGTGTCTCCGGTCAGGGTGTCAAGGACTATATAGATCCAGGTCTGCTCGAGGTTGTTAGGGTTTGCCACAATGAATGCTCGCGAGTACAGCCTATTATGAATCAGCGTGCCATCGTGGACCGTGCTATACTCTACACCTTGAGGCTTTGCGCACCTTTGGCGTAGACCCGTCCCAACTTGGTCGAGGTCGGCATATCCACCGAACCCTACCTCGACAACAGGACTAACACGGCGTTAGTGGTCCTAAACAATACACACACAAGGATCGACCCTACCCAGTTATATCTGCCTTTCCGGCCCCCACAACGAAGATGCTATCGTCCCCAACGTAGTTTGACGACCGATCATGCCATTGCAGACTAGCTTCGAGCACAGGGGAGTCGTCGAAACCATGAAGAACGGAGATCAGTTGCAGCAATACCACGGCGAAGATGAAAGTTCCGACAAAAGCAAGGTAGAGTCTGAAATTCGCCATTTTTCAGTCGCCAACGAGGACGTCCGCCTTGTCAGATACTGGCAATAAAGACTACCACCCAGCGGCAACGTAGGGCGGACTAAGCTTATTTATCTTGCTCAAATGCCTTTGATCAGCGCAAGGCCGAGGACTGAGCTTTGACTGTGCCTGAACGCGGGCCGGAGGATTTTCAAGCCCCTCTTGAGTTGAGTGAGGGCGGATGGCAGGAATGCGTGATTGGCGTTCAGTTTGTTGAAGATAGCATCGAAGCCTGAACCTGCTTATCCCCCGGTTCAGATTGCATTCGCGTTCCTTCTGATGCGTTTTGATTGGTGCACTACGAAAGCTCCGCGCCGTAAACAGAAGGATTTCTCAAGAAGCGAGGGTCATCTGCTGATCTCCTGGCCTTGTGCGGAGAAATGCGCACTGAAGGCAGCGGCGATCTTCAGCATGTGCTGTCGCCGACTGGCATACCAAAGCGGAACTGCACATTCGCCAATACCGGAGCCAATCAAGTACAGCAATCACGCGTGCTGAGACATGAACGTACTAGAGCGGTGTCTCAGAAGCGCTGTAAGATTCGATAGTATAAAGTACTATCCCGGCAGCGCCGATTAGAAAACGATGATCTCACCAAGGCCCTGATACCTGCAATCTGCGGGGCGTCCAGCTGGATGGAGCCTTGGTGTTAGATCGTGCCTTCTCGATTTGGACGTAAGTCCCCGCACATTCCAAGATGGGATAAGTTTCTGCATTCTGGTTTTAGTAATCATTTACACGTGACGACTCAGCATCCATGATCAAAAGACAAGCTTCAAACATTCAATCAACTGAAGTACTTGCCATTATTACCTGAGCCATTCCACTATCCCTTTCACAGTCTCAAAGCAGCCAAGACAGCTATTCACGATGCCTTTGGTCGATGAATCTCACGACTCTCTCCCGTGTAAGAGTCTTTGTGCGAACTTTGAAATTGACGTCCTAATACGGTGTAGATATCGATGCAACGCCGTCTGCTGAGGCTCGAGCTTACGCGGAGAAGTTGATCGCGTCGGAGCTTTCATCAGATTACCAGACCTCAGTCCATCCCTCAATTCCCGAATTTCCTGAGCCCAAATTCTCGCCCTTGATCCAGCAGGAAATCGAGCGAAAGGCAGCTGGTCTGCCATTGACTGGAGGAATCGATTTAGCGCGTTACGAGGCCCCTGAGCCACCTACTCGCTCCGCGGATTCCGCTCCCAACCTCGATGAGTGGCGACAGACGCTGCGGAGAGCCTACACTGCTAGCTCTCACTTGTCATCGCGGCAGGAGAACCTTtcgcttcttgaagaaagcgGCAAAAATGCGTGGTTGATTGGAAACTCACAGTTGGAGGACATACTGAGGGCGCTTGAAAAGGAACTGGCAGAGACCAAGGAGGCAACAGAGAGTGTCAACAAACAACGAAAGATTGCACAAGAATCTTGTCAGGGAGAAATCACTGGGCTGGAAGAGTCATGGCGACGTGGTGTTGGTGCCATTCTTGATGTGGAACTTGCCGCCGAGGATTTGCGAATGAAGATTTTGGAGCAAAGACGGCAACATGCTCAGCAACAGGCACGGTAAAAGTGTCATGCCCTGATTACGGATCCGATGTTGCCGACTTCCTCTACGCTCTGGTCAGCTTTATTGTCGGGTGAAGTCGAACAGTCACTTTGAGATCTTTCCAAGATTATTGACCTGAATGGCCCGGGCGCAGCTCGAAGACTTATCACGGTCACCTAACCATAAATCTAGGCCAGTTTTCAAATTGCAAGATGCTTCGAAGCGCTGGAACCACCGATGACACAAAGGTTGTACCGAATATCGTGTCTCATCGCTTCGCTCAGTCTGTCAGATTCAATCCTCGGAGACTAGAGCTTCACAAACCCCGCCAGTTGTTGCACAGTGCCGATCTCAACGCTGGAACGGCTTTCGGCTCACTAAGCGCCCTCGCCGGCTTCTGAGTGTATTTAATTGGGGTTGGTGCTCTGGTAGGGCTGCACCCGGCTATTCTCATAGATGTTTCGGCGGTAGCCAACTAGTTCTGACAGTAATCAAGTTGATTAATGATATGTCACCCGCACTTTTCCTTGCATGAGTATCACTTGAAATCACTACTACTAAGGAGCCTAAGTCGCTGGTAGCATAATTACGGGCTGAAGGGTTGGCTCAAGATTCATTCAATCCCCATCTGCCCCGAACTATCAGTACGGCCTTACCTTCCCCATAATAGCAGCAGCTCCCTTTTCCACAGCAAGCTGGTTCCAATGCACCAATTCCTTGCATGCCCCATCTAGCGAAGTCAACGGTGGGTTATACCCCAGTCCCCCATCTTGCGGATCCTTTCTCGCGCGtccatcatcaacaatcaGATGGGGATTTGAAATGGCAAAAACTGCCGGCTGTAGTCTCCTCAAGTCGCTCGTGACTTCAGGAAGCCAGGGAAAGTAAAAGAGACGCAGAAGGACATACCACTCGACGAAATGGGACAGTATAAGCATGATAACGGGAGGCACGTAGGGGAAACGGACGGGCGTTGTGGCCAGCGTCGTCATGAGCAAATACAAATCGCCAAATGATACAGCTGGGTTTGGATCTGTGACGATGAAGGCGTCCCCGCCGATATTCGGCAGGGCTGATGGAGACGCTGTATGTTCGATTAAGCGTTGCTCGTAGAGGAGATGCGCGATCGAGACGTTTTCAGCATTGACGAGGTTTTGGATTACGGGATGGAGCCAGCTATGAGAGTTAGGTCTGATTAGGGCTTTGCTGAGGAGATATGAGGGCTAGGATTCTTACGTTGGACCGCCGCCCATCTTCAGGTACAATCCAATGATTGTTGCGCTGGACTCGCTACCGACGCCAGAGATCCCATTCGCGGGTCTGATGCAGCCCGTGCGGAAATTGGCCTTGATATTGTCGGCTGCACGAACGAGGGCTTCCGCTTCCAGTTTCGAAATGGGATACGTGCCGAAAAACTCGTCATGCTCTTTGGGAAGTTCGGTTTCATCGCTGAGGACCTGGACGGCGTGCCGCGGCGTTTTTGCCCAAGGGGAAATCCAGAATGCGGGCCGCCGCATACAGACGGAGCCAGAAGACGTCGAGATGAAGCAGCTAGCCCCGGCCGCTTTAGCGGCCTTCAGCACATTGACAGTCCCGCCAACATTCACCTTGCGAACCAAGGGGAGGAAGGCCTTGTGGCGATCGGCTGGTCGAATTACAGCAGCGTTATGGAAAACAGTCAACGGCAGGTCGGCCACGGCGCTGGGCCATGGTTGCGAAAACGCACTCTGCACTGCAGCCTCATTGACAATGTCCGTTTTCACAAAGGTCACACCGAGATCGAGAAGGTCACGGCGCGGTGGCTGAAGATCCAAGGCCCTGATAGCTGCCGGGTCTTCCCCGCGAGCTACGAGATGCGAGATAATCCAGTTACCAACGAGCCCTAGATACTGGTAAGCGGCTGAGACTTCACGCTGCCGGGACCACACTCATGCAGCAGGTCGATGAGTTGGCCCCGGCCCAGGTTGATTGGCAACGAACCAGAACCCCCAACAACGATATAGCGCCGGCCCTGTTTCGGGGGCAGGCTTTTGGTAACATCAATCGGGGCTCTGCACGGCCTTTTTGTATGCAGCCTTGATCTGATCGACGGTCCAGCGGTGGGGCGATAGCCTGCGAGCCTCTTCAGGGACATTGTACATGGCCTTATTCACATGGTTGAGATAGATGAAGCCAATTGCGGCGATGCATAGCGCGATTACAGCCAGCATGAAGGGCAGATTTCATGAGCTAGTGCAATCCGTCCGCCCAGGCCGATCTCACAAGCACTTCACGTACGATATTTACCAGCCTCAAGATCCCTTTGGCTCGAACGCTTCGTTGAAGAGCGACGGAAAATTACAGGAATCGAGGCGCCCTTCTCAAGCCAGGATCGAGCATTTAAGAgcgatgatcttgtcgaaGCGAAGCGGACAGAGCGGACCATGCTCGTCGGCTCGGTTAGAGAGCCCCTTCGCTTAGGACTGGTCCACTCGACCGCTCTCGTATCCAAGATTATTGTTTAGAAAGATTCAAGTTAGGAACAAAGCGAAGAGGAGACAAGCTAGCCTTAAAGCCGTTTCCCTCAATTTGGCGTTGGTGCTGGCTATTTGAAGattaaaaaaaataaaagaaaagaaggaaaaggaataATAATTTAAGTAAATAAATAAATTTAAAActaaaataaaaaaaaaaataaaataatataaaaataaaaaactGATGATAGCGAAGAGTGCATCGAGTTAATTGAGTGCCTCATCAACAAAGGCACTCTGGACTGGAAATACAGCCTTCCTCGTTGAGCCGCGCCGGCTCTGAGGAAGCCCCTGTCCCGTGTTTGGAACCAAGCAGATAAgatataaaatatattatatcGCCAACCTGGACCTTGCGGGGTAAATGTTTGTTTTCTGCTGGAACGACTATGCGGGGATACTGGAATCAGACAGACGACCGAGGCAGGATGGGTCCGACAAGAAGGGGCAGGCCCAAGATCTATAATGTCATATGATGAGAAAGAatcttgaggatgaggttggcCAAGCTAACAAGCTAAATTGGCGTTCCCGGTCCCAGACTAGATGAGGCCAGACTACATCCCTCGTCTACTGACAGTACTACAGTCAGGATACTGTAAGTTGCACCAAAGTTAACTAGCACAGTAGAGCTGGAAAGCAGGGCACGTGACTACCCCGGCCTTCTGGCCGAATACGAGTCATGCAGAGGCTGGAGACCGGGCCTTCGTACCAGCCAGTTAAGCCTATCCAGAAAACCGGTCGTCAGGGATGGGCTTTGTTAGACCTCGTGTTGCGAAGTGTTTGTCGGTGCTGCACTCTACGGAAGACCGCCTGCGTCCAAAGCAAAGCAGGAGCGTGGGTACCCAAGCACAGCTGCATGAGTCAACGCGTCTAGTCTCGGCATGATTCCGTGCAGCCAGAGCTGGCCCAACTAGGCCTGATCTGGCCTGGTTTGGCCTGATTTGGCCTGACTGGCCTGACTAAGGCCATACGAAGGCCATTCTGGAATGGAAATGCTTGGCTTCGGGAAACCGGCACCGGGGCAAGGGCGGCCAGCCGCAATCGATGTCTCTTGACTGGGCGAATATCCCTCGTCTTTACGTTCAGGGGCCGGATGCGGTGTCCTTAAAATCATGGAATTCTCGTACAGGCAGTGCCAAGCAGGCTCCTTAGTCTATGCACTTGCTAGCCATGCTTACTAGATGCTAACCATATTGAAAGACGATGTTGAGAACTGGATAATTACCAAGATTTCTTCTGTGAACCATACCGAAGTACTCGGTACTCAATGTATGTACCCAAAGTAACAAACAGGCTCGGC encodes the following:
- a CDS encoding putative 3-beta hydroxysteroid dehydrogenase/isomerase family protein (transcript_id=CADANIAT00004414), giving the protein MVRSVRFASTRSSLLNARSWLEKGASIPVIFRRSSTKRSSQRDLEAGKYPRGEDPAAIRALDLQPPRRDLLDLGVTFVKTDIVNEAAVQSAFSQPWPSAVADLPLTVFHNAAVIRPADRHKAFLPLVRKVNVGGTVNVLKAAKAAGASCFISTSSGSVCMRRPAFWISPWAKTPRHAVQVLSDETELPKEHDEFFGTYPISKLEAEALVRAADNIKANFRTGCIRPANGISGVGSESSATIIGLYLKMGGGPTWLHPVIQNLVNAENVSIAHLLYEQRLIEHTASPSALPNIGGDAFIVTDPNPAVSFGDLYLLMTTLATTPVRFPYVPPVIMLILSHFVEWYVLLRLFYFPWLPEVTSDLRRLQPAVFAISNPHLIVDDGRARKDPQDGGLGYNPPLTSLDGACKELVHWNQLAVEKGAAAIMGKAP